TCGGACGTGAACAGCGCGCGGCACGGCACGCCGGCCGCCGCGAACGCCTCGGCCGCGCCCTCCTGGCGGTCGAGCACGAGCAGCACGCTCACCTCGCCGGCGCCCGCCGCGCGGAGCGCCTCCACGGCGTCCAGGGCCGCCCCGGCCGTCGTCGCCACGTCCTCCACCAGAACGACCCGTTCGCCGGCCTCCATGGGGCCCTCGATGCGCCTGTCGGTCCCGTAGCCCTTGCTGGCCTTGCGCACGATGACGAACGGCAGGTCCGTCTGCAGCGCCAGCGCCGTCGCCAGCGGCACGCCGCCCAACTCGGCCCCCGCCAGCCGCTGGACCCCCTCGGGCAGCATGGCCGCCAGCTCGCGCGCGACCGCCCGGAGCAGGCCGGGGTGCGTCTCGAAGCGGTATTTATCGAAATAATAGTGGCTTGTGCGGCCGCTGCGAAGGGTGAACGTGCCCGTCAGCAGGGCGACGTTCTTCAACTGCCGGGCCAGCGTCTTCAGGCTCATGCATCGGCTCCCTCGGGGTGGGAATCACGCCCTGTCGGATTATACCGGCCCTCCCGTGCCCCCACAACCGACGCGCCGGCCCTCCCCGGGGCCGC
This DNA window, taken from Candidatus Brocadiaceae bacterium, encodes the following:
- the pyrE gene encoding orotate phosphoribosyltransferase, which gives rise to MSLKTLARQLKNVALLTGTFTLRSGRTSHYYFDKYRFETHPGLLRAVARELAAMLPEGVQRLAGAELGGVPLATALALQTDLPFVIVRKASKGYGTDRRIEGPMEAGERVVLVEDVATTAGAALDAVEALRAAGAGEVSVLLVLDRQEGAAEAFAAAGVPCRALFTSESLGIAAG